In Spodoptera frugiperda isolate SF20-4 chromosome 1, AGI-APGP_CSIRO_Sfru_2.0, whole genome shotgun sequence, the following are encoded in one genomic region:
- the LOC118273611 gene encoding L-threonine 3-dehydrogenase, mitochondrial isoform X1: MFIRNLYRSAIKINIRHYSGSSLKKPPKILITGGLGQLGVECAKYLRGKYGRDNVILSDIIKPSQEIVNDGPYIFVDILDFKGLQKTVVDHRVDWLIHFSALLSAIGEQNVPLAVRVNIEGVHNVIELAKQYNLRLFVPSTIGAFGPDSPRNPTPNITIQRPRTIYGVSKVHAELLGEYYYHKFGLDFRCLRFPGVISSDPPGGGTTDYAIAVFHDVLRKGQYQCYLKPDTRLPMMHVRDALRALAEYLEAPNEILNRRVYNVTSMSFTPEELTEAMSKHIPEFKITYMPDSRQEIADSWPQVFDDSEARRDWNWKPEVDLDNLVKLMVKEVKEKIVANGLS; this comes from the exons atgttcataAGGAATTTATATCGAagtgctattaaaataaatattagacattATTCTGGAAGCAGTTTAAAAAAACCACCAAAGATTTTAATTACTG GAGGTCTTGGTCAACTAGGCGTCGAGTGCGCTAAATACCTTCGAGGAAAATACGGGCGGGACAATGTCATCCTTTCGGATATTATAAAGCCCTCGCAAGAAATAGTTAATGATGGCCCATACATATTTGTGGACATTCTGGACTTTAAGGGCCTCCAGAAAACGGTCGTGGACCACAGGGTCGACTGGCTGATCCACTTCTCAGCTCTCCTGAGTGCGATCGGAGAGCAAAATGTTCCTTTAGCAGTACGAGTGAATATAGAGGGAGTGCATAATGTAATTGAACTTGCCAAACAGTATAATCTTAGGCTCTTTGTGCCGAGTACAATCGGGGCATTTGGTCCTGACTCTCCTAGAAATCCAACGccaaatataacaatacaaagACCAAGGACTATTTATGGTGTGTCTAAAGTGCACGCGGAGTTGTTAGGCGAATATTATTACCATAAGTTCGGTTTGGACTTCCGTTGCCTGAGGTTCCCTGGTGTTATATCTAGCGATCCTCCCGGCGGAGGCACGACAG ACTATGCTATTGCGGTCTTCCACGATGTTCTTCGTAAAGGCCAGTACCAATGCTACCTCAAGCCAGACACGAGGCTACCGATGATGCACGTGAGGGACGCCCTTCGAGCCCTCGCAGAATACTTGGAGGCTCCTAATGAAATACTAAATAGAAGAGTGTACAACGTCACTTCGATGAGTTTTACTCCAGAAGAATTGACAGAAGCAATGAGCAAACATATTCCTGAGTTCAAGATCACTTATATGCCTGATAGTAGGCAGGAAATAG CTGATTCCTGGCCGCAAGTTTTCGACGACAGTGAGGCTCGGAGGGACTGGAATTGGAAACCAGAGGTCGACTTGGACAACCTTGTGAAGCTGATGGTAAAAGAAGTCAAAGAGAAAATTGTTGCCAATGGACTATCATAg
- the LOC118273611 gene encoding L-threonine 3-dehydrogenase, mitochondrial isoform X2 encodes MFLKTLLRSANVRYYSRSSLKNPPKILITGGLGQLGVECAKYLRGKYGRDNVILSDIIKPSQEIVNDGPYIFVDILDFKGLQKTVVDHRVDWLIHFSALLSAIGEQNVPLAVRVNIEGVHNVIELAKQYNLRLFVPSTIGAFGPDSPRNPTPNITIQRPRTIYGVSKVHAELLGEYYYHKFGLDFRCLRFPGVISSDPPGGGTTDYAIAVFHDVLRKGQYQCYLKPDTRLPMMHVRDALRALAEYLEAPNEILNRRVYNVTSMSFTPEELTEAMSKHIPEFKITYMPDSRQEIADSWPQVFDDSEARRDWNWKPEVDLDNLVKLMVKEVKEKIVANGLS; translated from the exons atgttcttaaaGACATTACTACGGAGTGCAAACGTGAGATATTATTCTAGAAGCAGTTTAAAAAATCcaccaaaaattttaatcacTG GAGGTCTTGGTCAACTAGGCGTCGAGTGCGCTAAATACCTTCGAGGAAAATACGGGCGGGACAATGTCATCCTTTCGGATATTATAAAGCCCTCGCAAGAAATAGTTAATGATGGCCCATACATATTTGTGGACATTCTGGACTTTAAGGGCCTCCAGAAAACGGTCGTGGACCACAGGGTCGACTGGCTGATCCACTTCTCAGCTCTCCTGAGTGCGATCGGAGAGCAAAATGTTCCTTTAGCAGTACGAGTGAATATAGAGGGAGTGCATAATGTAATTGAACTTGCCAAACAGTATAATCTTAGGCTCTTTGTGCCGAGTACAATCGGGGCATTTGGTCCTGACTCTCCTAGAAATCCAACGccaaatataacaatacaaagACCAAGGACTATTTATGGTGTGTCTAAAGTGCACGCGGAGTTGTTAGGCGAATATTATTACCATAAGTTCGGTTTGGACTTCCGTTGCCTGAGGTTCCCTGGTGTTATATCTAGCGATCCTCCCGGCGGAGGCACGACAG ACTATGCTATTGCGGTCTTCCACGATGTTCTTCGTAAAGGCCAGTACCAATGCTACCTCAAGCCAGACACGAGGCTACCGATGATGCACGTGAGGGACGCCCTTCGAGCCCTCGCAGAATACTTGGAGGCTCCTAATGAAATACTAAATAGAAGAGTGTACAACGTCACTTCGATGAGTTTTACTCCAGAAGAATTGACAGAAGCAATGAGCAAACATATTCCTGAGTTCAAGATCACTTATATGCCTGATAGTAGGCAGGAAATAG CTGATTCCTGGCCGCAAGTTTTCGACGACAGTGAGGCTCGGAGGGACTGGAATTGGAAACCAGAGGTCGACTTGGACAACCTTGTGAAGCTGATGGTAAAAGAAGTCAAAGAGAAAATTGTTGCCAATGGACTATCATAg
- the LOC118273401 gene encoding transmembrane protein 18 produces the protein MEEFVEVNQISDFISYLRSIEWRDPWLIALISFHIIITFTCFSTRNYGNFQVILFIILLLLVYFSENINEVAARNWTLFSRQQYFDSKGLFISVVFSIPILLNCMIMVGSWLYQSTQIMTNLKKAQLRQRLKEMNMNREQRQHLKAE, from the exons ATGGAGGAATTTGTGGAAGTTAATCAAATATCGGATTTTATATCATATCTCCGCAGT aTTGAATGGCGCGACCCATGGCTAATAGCGTTGATATCGTTCCACATCATAATTACCTTCACATGCTTCTCAACTAGGAACTATGGAAACTTCCAAGTGATattgttcataatattat tGTTGCTAGTATATTTCTCGGAAAACATCAACGAGGTTGCTGCACGAAACTGGACCTTATTCTCTAGGCAGCAGTACTTCGATAGTAAAGGACTGTTTATATCAGTCGTGTTCTCCATCCCTATACTGCTGAACTGCATGATAATGGTG GGCTCCTGGCTATACCAATCTACGCAGATCATGACAAACCTAAAGAAGGCACAGCTCAGACAACGCTTGAAAGAAATGAACATGAACAGGGAACAACGACAGCACCTGAAGGCGGAGTAA
- the LOC118273078 gene encoding Golgi apparatus protein 1 isoform X1 → MPYNNILTTTAGILTTCVIIFLHDAQVLGNLVNRPSDRYTLDVSGCALYHKLCSHLDDDLAVLSCALNASYNKTQLSVVCQHKLWSYQAELLDNDFVEYKLKEPCQDEPVITNCLTSSVTNEYKIDCVLKKKSSVRNKKCWRMINKLESLVFNDWQIIGNFLKNCYDDIEAHSCGRIPMSPRSLSQKETLKCLQEKDVNPRPECLAEITALEEMKYDSLQLDKIIFAACNLDQKNFCPDEVPGSWLMYKCLLRHKYENGMRKKCQDQLFYDQRSIVMNYRMSKGLVKSCKEDIRKYHCRKGVVDDKDVRLAQILLCLENVSRNDSSKLSSECTAEMIDHRKMLMDDYRLSPELMQNCANDITILCKGIEAGGRTIHCLMEHARPRKRKDKRISSACQKSLEILIQEADPGEDWRVDPILRKACKPVVDRACREVSYGNGRVMSCLMEKLGTNLMTNDCEAALLQIQYFISRDFKLDPMLYKACKYDAVTVCKAKLQWADASEHQSEKDPLVLPCLYNYAYNPDLRGRLKPGCETQVRRVMRQRAISVDLMPEIEDYCMDDLINLCFENTGKGEEILCLQSKIKELGPKCREIVSNFTETQSGHIELNAVININCRVPMERLCSSELKSKNLEDDVMECLITHKNDPEIKANVNCRAAIEHEQLISLKNYRFTRKFKNACKSYVVRFCPKAQTKSQVVTCLSEIVRNDTISKKKHTIFKDCRQQLRQQLFQQKENIDLDPELKEACKNDLQVYCANVPHGESAALECLQTARGKLSDECRRAIFVVRKQEFSDNAVDYHLITSCNDMIDLYCHNTDASKILDCLKIHRQELHFDENCKVVIVNRMIEQNMDYRFNNNLQIACKTDITKFCSEVIGIKSIFKLAKEPQDVELQGKMLYCLKEKFRESKLTTSCENELANVLKEQALNYRLDPLLGKLCKAEIQTICPVPNDITNSDGQVEECLKNALLNHKIVSAECAHEVAQIIEETEVDIEADPLLERACAMDLLTYCKDLEHGAGRRLKCLKIILNDSNRKLEAECQKALSSRLEMYKHVAALNVIENFGDMYNEISSSPSKKYFLIVGISIIGLIFICGLYCGNLARQALYVKRK, encoded by the exons ATGCCATACAATAACATATTAACAACGACTGCAGGAATTCTAACAACATGCGTAATAATATTTCTACACGACGCACAAGTATTGGGTAATTTGGTAAATCGACCCAGTGATAGATATACTCTAGATGTGTCTGGTTGCGCTTTGTATCATAAGCTGTGTTCGCACTTGGATGATGATCTTGCAGTACTATCCTGTGCTCTGAATGCGTCATACAACAAAACCCAACTTTCAGTGGTTTGCCAACACAAGCTATGGAGTTACCAAGCTGAACTTTTGGATAATGACTTTGTGGAATACAAGCTGAAGGAGCCATGTCAGGATGAGCCTGTAATAACAAATTGCCTTACTTCAAGTGTAACAAATGAATATAAGATTGATTGTGTACTGAAAAAGAAATCAAGTGTGAGGAATAAAAAATGTTGGAGGATGATAAATAAGTTAGAATCTCTGGTATTCAATGACTGGCAGATCATAGGCAATTTTCTGAAAAACTGTTATGATGACATAGAAGCTCATAGTTGTGGAAGAATTCCAATGAGTCCAAGAAGTTTATCTCAAAAGGAAACTCTAAAATGTTTACAAGAAAAAGATGTGAACCCAAGACCTGAGTGTTTAGCAGAGATTACTGCACTTGAGGAGATGAAATATGATAGTCTTCAGCTAGATAAAATCATATTTGCCGCATGCAATTTGGACCAGAAGAACTTCTGTCCCGATGAGGTGCCGGGATCATGGCTGATGTACAAGTGTTTATTGAGGCATAAATATGAAAATG gtATGAGGAAAAAGTGCCAAGATCAATTGTTTTATGACCAAAGAAGTATTGTGATGAATTATAGAATGAGCAAAGGGTTAGTGAAGTCTTGTAAAGAAGACATTAGGAAATATCACTGCCGTAAAGGTGTTGTAGATGATAAGGATGTAAGATTGGcacaaattttattatgtttagaaaATGTATCCCGTAATGATAGCTCTAAATTAAGTAGTGAATGTACGGCAGAGATGATTGATCACAGAAAGATGCTCATGGATGACTACAGGTTGTCACCAGAGTTAATGCAGAACTGTGCTAATGATATCACAATACTATGCAAAGGTATTGAAGCGGGAGGTAGAACTATTCATTGTCTCATGGAACATGCTAGACCAAGAAAAAGGAAAGACAAAAGAATAAGTTCTGCATGTCAGAAATCCTTGGAAATATTGATCCAAGAAGCCGATCCCGGTGAAGATTGGAGAGTGGATCCAATATTACGCAAAGCCTGCAAACCTGTGGTAGATAGAGCTTGCAGAGAAGTAAGCTATGGAAATGGAAGAGTCATGTCATGTTTGATGGAAAAATTGGGAACCAATCTGATGACTAATGATTGTGAAGCTGCTTTGttacaaattcaatattttatatccaGAGACTTTAAGCTGGATCCTATGTTATACAAGGCATGTAAATATGATGCTGTTACAGTGTGTAAAGCCAAACTCCAGTGGGCTGATGCCAGTGAACACCAGTCTGAGAAAGACCCTCTAGTGTTACCATGCTTATACAACTATGCCTATAATCCTGACCTCAGAGGAAGGTTGAAACCTGGCTGTGAGACTCAAGTGAGAAGAGTTATGAGACAGAGGGCTATTAGTGTAGACCTAATGCCAGAAATTGAAGACTATTGCATGGATGATCTAATTAATCTGTGCTTCGAAAATACTGGCAAAGGAgaagaaatattatgtttacaaagtaaaataaaagaacttGGACCAAAATGTAGAgaaattgtttcaaattttaCAGAAACTCAGAGTGGCCATATTGAATTGAATGCTGTAATTAACATTAACTGTAGAGTACCTATGGAGAGGCTATGCTCGTCTGAACTGAAAAGCAAGAACTTGGAGGATGATGTCATGGAATGTTTGATAACACATAAAAATGATCCTGAAATAAAGGCTAATGTTAATTGCAGAGCTGCTATAGAACATGAGCAACTGATCTCACTAAAGAATTATCGGTTTACAAGAAAATTCAAGAATGCTTGTAAATCTTATGTAGTTAGATTTTGTCCCAAAGCACAAACTAAAAGTCAGGTAGTCACATGTCTCAGTGAAATAGTCAGAAATGATactatttcaaagaaaaagCATACAATATTTAAGGATTGTCGCCAGCAGTTAAGGCAGCAGCTGTTCCAACAAAAAGAGAATATTGATTTGGATCCAGAACTGAAGGAAGCTTGTAAGAATGACTTACAAGTGTACTGTGCTAATGTGCCACATGGAGAGTCAGCTGCTTTAGAGTGTCTACAGACAGCCAGAGGAAAGTTGTCTGATGAATGCAGGAGAGCCATATTTGTTGTAAGGAAGCAAGAGTTTTCTGACAATGCAGTTGACTATCATTTGATTACGAGTTGTAATGATATGATAGACTTGTATTGTCATAATACAGATGCATCAAAAATTCTAGACTGTTTAaag ATTCATCGGCAAGAACTACATTTCGATGAGAATTGCAAAGTGGTCATTGTTAATAGGATGATAGAACAGAATATGGATTACCGGTTTAATAACAATTTGCAGATAGCATGCAAAACGGATATCACGAAATTTTGTTCAGAAGTGATTGGTATAaaatccatttttaaattag CCAAAGAACCACAAGATGTGGAACTGCAAGGGAAAATGTTGTACTGCTTGAAAGAAAAGTTCAGGGAGTCAAAATTAACGACATCATGTGAAAATGAATTGGCAAATGTGTTAAAAGAACAAGCTCTGAATTACCGCCTGGATCCATTGTTGGGTAAACTGTGCAAAGCGGAAATACAGACAATTTGTCCTGTGCCAAATGACATAACAAACTCTGATGGACAG GTAGAAGAATGCCTGAAAAATGCTCTCTTGAATCATAAAATAGTGTCTGCGGAATGTGCACATGAGGTGGCACAGATCATAGAGGAAACTGAGGTGGATATTGAGGCAGATCCTTTATTGGAGAGAGCTTGTGCTATGGATCTGTTGACTTATTGTAAAGACCTGGAGCATGGTGCTGGAAGAC GTTTAAAATGTCTGAAGATTATTCTGAATGATAGTAATCGAAAGTTAGAGGCAGAGTGCCAAAAGGCACTTTCTAGTAGATTAGAAATGTATAAACACGTGGCTGCT TTGAATGTGATAGAAAATTTCGGCGACATGTATAATGAAATATCATCATCACCGTCTaagaaatactttttaattgtaGGCATTTCAATTATaggtttaatttttatatgtggACTATATTGTGGTAATTTGGCTAGGCAAGCTTTgtatgttaaaaggaaatag
- the LOC118273078 gene encoding Golgi apparatus protein 1 isoform X2 produces MPYNNILTTTAGILTTCVIIFLHDAQVLGNLVNRPSDRYTLDVSGCALYHKLCSHLDDDLAVLSCALNASYNKTQLSVVCQHKLWSYQAELLDNDFVEYKLKEPCQDEPVITNCLTSSVTNEYKIDCVLKKKSSVRNKKCWRMINKLESLVFNDWQIIGNFLKNCYDDIEAHSCGRIPMSPRSLSQKETLKCLQEKDVNPRPECLAEITALEEMKYDSLQLDKIIFAACNLDQKNFCPDEVPGSWLMYKCLLRHKYENGMRKKCQDQLFYDQRSIVMNYRMSKGLVKSCKEDIRKYHCRKGVVDDKDVRLAQILLCLENVSRNDSSKLSSECTAEMIDHRKMLMDDYRLSPELMQNCANDITILCKGIEAGGRTIHCLMEHARPRKRKDKRISSACQKSLEILIQEADPGEDWRVDPILRKACKPVVDRACREVSYGNGRVMSCLMEKLGTNLMTNDCEAALLQIQYFISRDFKLDPMLYKACKYDAVTVCKAKLQWADASEHQSEKDPLVLPCLYNYAYNPDLRGRLKPGCETQVRRVMRQRAISVDLMPEIEDYCMDDLINLCFENTGKGEEILCLQSKIKELGPKCREIVSNFTETQSGHIELNAVININCRVPMERLCSSELKSKNLEDDVMECLITHKNDPEIKANVNCRAAIEHEQLISLKNYRFTRKFKNACKSYVVRFCPKAQTKSQVVTCLSEIVRNDTISKKKHTIFKDCRQQLRQQLFQQKENIDLDPELKEACKNDLQVYCANVPHGESAALECLQTARGKLSDECRRAIFVVRKQEFSDNAVDYHLITSCNDMIDLYCHNTDASKILDCLKIHRQELHFDENCKVVIVNRMIEQNMDYRFNNNLQIACKTDITKFCSEVIAKEPQDVELQGKMLYCLKEKFRESKLTTSCENELANVLKEQALNYRLDPLLGKLCKAEIQTICPVPNDITNSDGQVEECLKNALLNHKIVSAECAHEVAQIIEETEVDIEADPLLERACAMDLLTYCKDLEHGAGRRLKCLKIILNDSNRKLEAECQKALSSRLEMYKHVAALNVIENFGDMYNEISSSPSKKYFLIVGISIIGLIFICGLYCGNLARQALYVKRK; encoded by the exons ATGCCATACAATAACATATTAACAACGACTGCAGGAATTCTAACAACATGCGTAATAATATTTCTACACGACGCACAAGTATTGGGTAATTTGGTAAATCGACCCAGTGATAGATATACTCTAGATGTGTCTGGTTGCGCTTTGTATCATAAGCTGTGTTCGCACTTGGATGATGATCTTGCAGTACTATCCTGTGCTCTGAATGCGTCATACAACAAAACCCAACTTTCAGTGGTTTGCCAACACAAGCTATGGAGTTACCAAGCTGAACTTTTGGATAATGACTTTGTGGAATACAAGCTGAAGGAGCCATGTCAGGATGAGCCTGTAATAACAAATTGCCTTACTTCAAGTGTAACAAATGAATATAAGATTGATTGTGTACTGAAAAAGAAATCAAGTGTGAGGAATAAAAAATGTTGGAGGATGATAAATAAGTTAGAATCTCTGGTATTCAATGACTGGCAGATCATAGGCAATTTTCTGAAAAACTGTTATGATGACATAGAAGCTCATAGTTGTGGAAGAATTCCAATGAGTCCAAGAAGTTTATCTCAAAAGGAAACTCTAAAATGTTTACAAGAAAAAGATGTGAACCCAAGACCTGAGTGTTTAGCAGAGATTACTGCACTTGAGGAGATGAAATATGATAGTCTTCAGCTAGATAAAATCATATTTGCCGCATGCAATTTGGACCAGAAGAACTTCTGTCCCGATGAGGTGCCGGGATCATGGCTGATGTACAAGTGTTTATTGAGGCATAAATATGAAAATG gtATGAGGAAAAAGTGCCAAGATCAATTGTTTTATGACCAAAGAAGTATTGTGATGAATTATAGAATGAGCAAAGGGTTAGTGAAGTCTTGTAAAGAAGACATTAGGAAATATCACTGCCGTAAAGGTGTTGTAGATGATAAGGATGTAAGATTGGcacaaattttattatgtttagaaaATGTATCCCGTAATGATAGCTCTAAATTAAGTAGTGAATGTACGGCAGAGATGATTGATCACAGAAAGATGCTCATGGATGACTACAGGTTGTCACCAGAGTTAATGCAGAACTGTGCTAATGATATCACAATACTATGCAAAGGTATTGAAGCGGGAGGTAGAACTATTCATTGTCTCATGGAACATGCTAGACCAAGAAAAAGGAAAGACAAAAGAATAAGTTCTGCATGTCAGAAATCCTTGGAAATATTGATCCAAGAAGCCGATCCCGGTGAAGATTGGAGAGTGGATCCAATATTACGCAAAGCCTGCAAACCTGTGGTAGATAGAGCTTGCAGAGAAGTAAGCTATGGAAATGGAAGAGTCATGTCATGTTTGATGGAAAAATTGGGAACCAATCTGATGACTAATGATTGTGAAGCTGCTTTGttacaaattcaatattttatatccaGAGACTTTAAGCTGGATCCTATGTTATACAAGGCATGTAAATATGATGCTGTTACAGTGTGTAAAGCCAAACTCCAGTGGGCTGATGCCAGTGAACACCAGTCTGAGAAAGACCCTCTAGTGTTACCATGCTTATACAACTATGCCTATAATCCTGACCTCAGAGGAAGGTTGAAACCTGGCTGTGAGACTCAAGTGAGAAGAGTTATGAGACAGAGGGCTATTAGTGTAGACCTAATGCCAGAAATTGAAGACTATTGCATGGATGATCTAATTAATCTGTGCTTCGAAAATACTGGCAAAGGAgaagaaatattatgtttacaaagtaaaataaaagaacttGGACCAAAATGTAGAgaaattgtttcaaattttaCAGAAACTCAGAGTGGCCATATTGAATTGAATGCTGTAATTAACATTAACTGTAGAGTACCTATGGAGAGGCTATGCTCGTCTGAACTGAAAAGCAAGAACTTGGAGGATGATGTCATGGAATGTTTGATAACACATAAAAATGATCCTGAAATAAAGGCTAATGTTAATTGCAGAGCTGCTATAGAACATGAGCAACTGATCTCACTAAAGAATTATCGGTTTACAAGAAAATTCAAGAATGCTTGTAAATCTTATGTAGTTAGATTTTGTCCCAAAGCACAAACTAAAAGTCAGGTAGTCACATGTCTCAGTGAAATAGTCAGAAATGATactatttcaaagaaaaagCATACAATATTTAAGGATTGTCGCCAGCAGTTAAGGCAGCAGCTGTTCCAACAAAAAGAGAATATTGATTTGGATCCAGAACTGAAGGAAGCTTGTAAGAATGACTTACAAGTGTACTGTGCTAATGTGCCACATGGAGAGTCAGCTGCTTTAGAGTGTCTACAGACAGCCAGAGGAAAGTTGTCTGATGAATGCAGGAGAGCCATATTTGTTGTAAGGAAGCAAGAGTTTTCTGACAATGCAGTTGACTATCATTTGATTACGAGTTGTAATGATATGATAGACTTGTATTGTCATAATACAGATGCATCAAAAATTCTAGACTGTTTAaag ATTCATCGGCAAGAACTACATTTCGATGAGAATTGCAAAGTGGTCATTGTTAATAGGATGATAGAACAGAATATGGATTACCGGTTTAATAACAATTTGCAGATAGCATGCAAAACGGATATCACGAAATTTTGTTCAGAAGTGATTG CCAAAGAACCACAAGATGTGGAACTGCAAGGGAAAATGTTGTACTGCTTGAAAGAAAAGTTCAGGGAGTCAAAATTAACGACATCATGTGAAAATGAATTGGCAAATGTGTTAAAAGAACAAGCTCTGAATTACCGCCTGGATCCATTGTTGGGTAAACTGTGCAAAGCGGAAATACAGACAATTTGTCCTGTGCCAAATGACATAACAAACTCTGATGGACAG GTAGAAGAATGCCTGAAAAATGCTCTCTTGAATCATAAAATAGTGTCTGCGGAATGTGCACATGAGGTGGCACAGATCATAGAGGAAACTGAGGTGGATATTGAGGCAGATCCTTTATTGGAGAGAGCTTGTGCTATGGATCTGTTGACTTATTGTAAAGACCTGGAGCATGGTGCTGGAAGAC GTTTAAAATGTCTGAAGATTATTCTGAATGATAGTAATCGAAAGTTAGAGGCAGAGTGCCAAAAGGCACTTTCTAGTAGATTAGAAATGTATAAACACGTGGCTGCT TTGAATGTGATAGAAAATTTCGGCGACATGTATAATGAAATATCATCATCACCGTCTaagaaatactttttaattgtaGGCATTTCAATTATaggtttaatttttatatgtggACTATATTGTGGTAATTTGGCTAGGCAAGCTTTgtatgttaaaaggaaatag
- the LOC118273376 gene encoding DNA primase large subunit: MDLNIRRKSTKLPLTGSLVETYPHDLQMYKIPPTEDITLQEFETLALERVTLLRSLATATTLKGLRVYSEEWTDYVIGELRTQGLKYYAKLCEKSSCATTEADLQARRKDHIAHFILRLAYCRTEELRRWFIARELELFKMRFATMRGEAVETFFKLNNLCYTNISDEEKSEIIHFLRESTPHPNIENMKFFKVKFFEVLDLVKMRKVYLSGGYAYIPHKDFISVLSAQYRTQLKQSLAVACHHLGEIEQDERLVSLLKGLHQSYSGNDYSDAKAVIPIETLDSLAVKSFPLCMRQLHDQLRVAHHLKHGGRLQYGLFLKGIGVTLEDSLRFWREEFTKIMELDKFEKQYAYNVRYNYGKEGSKRNYSPFSCLKIINNTVGPGDCHGCPYRHCDVGILKNRLQGYGFDAQAIGEIIDMTKKGHFQIACSKYFDAAHHCDLGLGINHPNQYFEESQKIAKGDIKVEVKKEPKKAPIKKEAVDELDEMDFDEAM, encoded by the exons atGGATTTGAATATTAGAAGAAAGTCTACCAAACTTCCACTGACGGGAAGTCTCGTAGAGACTTATCCGCATGATCTACAAATGTACAAGATACCACCTACTGAAGATATAACACTCCAAGAGTTTGAAACTTTAGCTTTAGAAAGGGTGACTTTGTTGAGAAGTTTAGCTACAGCAACTACACTAAAAGGTTTGCGAGTGTACTCGGAAGAATGGACAGATTACGTTATTGGTGAACTTAGAACTCAAGGTCTGAAGTATTATGCTAAGCTTTGCGAAAAATCATCTTGTGCCACTACTGAAGCGGATTTGCAGGCGAGACGTAAAGATCACATCGCACACTTCATTCTACGACTAGCTTACTGCAGAACTGAGGAATTGCGACGATGGTTCATTGCAAGAGAATTAGAGCTATTCAAGATGAGATTTGCGACAATGAGGGGTGAAGCTGTTGAAACATTCTTCAAACTGAACAATCTGTGCTACACCAACATTAGTGATGAAGAAAAAAGTGAAATTATACACTTTTTGAGGGAGTCCACTCCACACCCAAACATTGAGAATATGAAAttcttcaaagtcaaattcTTTGAAGTATTAGATCTAGTAAAGATGAGGAAGGTGTATTTGAGTGGTGGCTATGCTTATATACCTCACAAAGACTTCATATCTGTGCTCTCTGCTCAGTATAGGACTCAATTGAAACAAAGTTTGGCTGTGGCCTGTCACCACCTTGGTGAAATTGAACAGGATGAGAGATTAGTGTCACTGTTGAAAGGATTGCACCAATCTTATTCAGGCAATGACTACAGTGATGCTAAGGCTGTAATACCTATAGAGACTCTGGACTCATTAGCCGTGAAATCATTCCCACTGTGTATGCGGCAGCTCCATGACCAACTAAGAGTTGCCCATCATCTCAAACATGGAGGCAGGCTGCAGTATGGATTATTCCTCAAAGGAATAGGTGTAACACTGGAAGATTCTCTCAGATTCTGGAGAGAAGAGTTTACAAAAATCATGGAATTGGATAAATTTGAGAAACAGTATGCTTATAATGTAAGGTACAACTATGGTAAGGAGGGTAGTAAGAGGAATTACTCTCCATTTAGTTGTTTGAAGATTATCAATAATACTGTTGGTCCAGGGGATTGCCACGGGTGTCCTTACAGGCATTGTGATGTTGGGATATTGAAGAATAGACTGCAGGGTTATGGTTTTGATGCCCAAG cAATTGGAGAAATAATAGACATGACCAAGAAAGGACACTTCCAAATTGCATGCAGCAAGTACTTTGATGCTGCACATCACTGTGATCTAGGGCTGGGCATCAATCATCCTAATCAGTACTTTGAAGAGAGTCAGAAGATTGCTAAGGGAGACATCAAGGTAGAAGTAAAGAAAGAACCTAAAAAGGCACCTATCAAGAAGGAAGCTGTAGATGAATTGGAtgaaatggattttgatgaagcTATGTAA